The following coding sequences are from one Nilaparvata lugens isolate BPH chromosome 6, ASM1435652v1, whole genome shotgun sequence window:
- the LOC111048712 gene encoding DNA-directed RNA polymerases I, II, and III subunit RPABC5 isoform X2 gives MIIPIRCFTCGKVIGNKWEAYLGLLQAEYTEGDALDALGLKRYCCRRMLLGHVDLIEKLLNYAPLEK, from the exons ATGATCATTCCAATCAGATGCTTTACATGCGGCAAAGTGATTGGCAACAAATGGGAGGCATATCTTGGACTTCTACAAGCAGAATATACAGAAGG agATGCTCTGGATGCCCTTGGACTGAAAAGGTACTGTTGCCGGCGGATGCTTCTAGGACACGTCGACTTGATCGAAAAACTTCTCAATTATGCTCCTCTTGAAAAGTGA
- the LOC111048712 gene encoding DNA-directed RNA polymerases I, II, and III subunit RPABC5 isoform X1, translated as MILMSLCFDENSRTNMIIPIRCFTCGKVIGNKWEAYLGLLQAEYTEGDALDALGLKRYCCRRMLLGHVDLIEKLLNYAPLEK; from the exons ATGATTTTGATGAGTCTTTGTTTCGATGAGAACTCCAGAA CAAACATGATCATTCCAATCAGATGCTTTACATGCGGCAAAGTGATTGGCAACAAATGGGAGGCATATCTTGGACTTCTACAAGCAGAATATACAGAAGG agATGCTCTGGATGCCCTTGGACTGAAAAGGTACTGTTGCCGGCGGATGCTTCTAGGACACGTCGACTTGATCGAAAAACTTCTCAATTATGCTCCTCTTGAAAAGTGA